In Phormidium ambiguum IAM M-71, a single window of DNA contains:
- a CDS encoding PAS domain S-box protein, with translation MEQEKEMNQTLIDKIAALEQRVQQLENLESRCKQEKESLQEELAEIKGKNDRLSQLEKVEDSLRQTEERLQLALNSAEMIVWEMNLKTNQVVCCENATKVWGMQTGTADEFFALVHPDDRSNLIQAYEQALTSQTDYNQQYRVISADGKLRWLHSQGTVYFDAKGKAERLIGISLDITERKQVEAELREREQRFTTLFNGMEDWVLVYHIAPDYQPGKLIEVNEQACKRLGYSREELFTMSVADIIDSSTVIPQIHIERLQTLKHIVVESIHRTKTGELIPVEVSATLFTLNNLPTIQAICRDITKRKKAEQTLRASQERLILANQVGKIGSCEWDFATGKLTWSEEMEALFHLPPGSFEGSYEHWLKRVHPEDRASADMAAQNTVNLGIDFDTEFRILLPDGSVRWVVGKAQVFNDSSGKPYRLIGVNMDITDRKKVEEELRTSAERLSLALSAAKMGDWSWDATTDMVTFSPRAAEIFGIPAGSYMSWTQMQNLLHSEDRDRAKLAVEQAIIENSDYDIEYRVIHSSGEMRWVAVKGRAQYNACGEVLGMLGVLQDITSRKQVEAEKEELLLREQVARVEAETAKEQISKILESITDGFVAFDRHWRFTYINHEGTRTLGKSAQELLGKNFCEELPELAESIFGRLFKKAMIEGLPLELEDYYPPLNTWFAVRVYPSDAGLSLYFRNINDRKKTEAEIASLNRNLQNRINELQTLFEVIPIGILISDDIEFKYIRANPAFAKILGTSANGNASFTPPASSPHPGYKVLSNGKELAPDEIPLRYAAIHNVNLQGIEVDILRGDGTLFNLYGYTSPLLDEAGKPRGAVGAFVDISDRKRAEAEREQLLEREKIAREQAEAANRVKDEFLAVLSHELRTPLNPILGWTRLLQTGKLDQQKTALALATIERNTKLQTQLIEDLLDISRILQGKLTLNVNPVDLAITIEAAKETVRLAAEAKMIEIRTDLKLAICVMGDANRLQQVVWNLLSNAVKFTPTGGLIDVKLESIGSYAQITFKDTGKGISSEFIPYVFEYFRQADSSITRKFGGLGLGLAIAKQIVELHGGTIAVESQGEGFGATFTVRLPLIVATKQNHQNHIPLTHNLNLQNQQILVVDDEADTRELIAFVLQEWGAKVFTAASAVEALNLLEKFTPNLLISDIGMPDIDGYSLMRQVRSLNLNKQIPAIALTAYASEEDQKQAILAGFELHIPKPLEIERLAQVIVKLLINATTEI, from the coding sequence ATGGAACAAGAAAAAGAGATGAATCAAACCCTGATCGATAAAATTGCCGCACTAGAACAGCGAGTTCAACAGCTAGAGAACTTAGAAAGTAGGTGTAAGCAAGAAAAGGAGTCATTGCAAGAAGAATTAGCAGAAATTAAAGGAAAAAACGATCGCTTAAGTCAATTAGAAAAAGTTGAAGATAGTCTTCGTCAAACGGAAGAAAGGTTACAGTTAGCGCTCAACTCGGCTGAGATGATTGTCTGGGAGATGAATTTAAAGACAAATCAAGTAGTTTGTTGTGAGAATGCCACAAAAGTTTGGGGAATGCAAACAGGTACAGCCGATGAATTTTTCGCACTCGTACATCCAGACGATCGATCAAACTTAATTCAAGCTTATGAACAAGCTCTCACTAGTCAAACTGACTATAATCAACAATATCGAGTGATTAGTGCCGATGGAAAGTTGCGCTGGCTTCATAGTCAGGGAACTGTATATTTCGATGCAAAAGGAAAAGCAGAACGCTTAATTGGAATTTCTCTTGATATTACAGAACGCAAACAAGTAGAAGCAGAGCTTCGGGAAAGAGAACAACGCTTTACGACTTTGTTCAACGGCATGGAAGATTGGGTATTAGTTTATCATATTGCACCTGACTACCAACCGGGAAAATTAATTGAAGTTAATGAACAAGCTTGTAAACGTTTAGGTTACAGCAGAGAAGAACTATTCACTATGTCTGTTGCAGATATTATTGATTCCTCAACTGTAATTCCACAAATTCATATTGAAAGATTGCAAACACTTAAACATATTGTTGTCGAGTCAATTCACCGTACTAAAACAGGTGAATTAATTCCTGTAGAAGTTAGCGCTACTTTATTTACTCTCAATAATTTACCGACAATTCAAGCTATTTGTCGTGATATTACTAAGCGCAAAAAAGCTGAACAAACACTCCGCGCCAGTCAGGAACGTTTAATATTAGCAAATCAGGTAGGAAAAATTGGTAGTTGTGAATGGGATTTTGCTACCGGAAAATTAACTTGGTCAGAGGAAATGGAAGCTTTATTTCATTTACCTCCAGGGAGTTTTGAAGGTAGTTATGAACATTGGTTAAAACGGGTACATCCAGAAGATCGAGCTAGTGCTGATATGGCTGCCCAAAATACGGTAAATTTGGGGATTGATTTTGATACGGAGTTTCGGATTTTACTTCCTGATGGGAGCGTGCGCTGGGTGGTGGGAAAAGCCCAAGTATTCAATGATTCTTCAGGAAAACCCTACCGCTTGATTGGTGTAAATATGGATATCACCGATCGCAAAAAAGTGGAAGAGGAATTACGTACTAGTGCAGAACGCTTAAGCTTGGCGTTATCAGCTGCCAAAATGGGTGACTGGAGTTGGGATGCAACAACAGATATGGTGACGTTTTCCCCCAGGGCGGCGGAAATATTTGGTATTCCAGCCGGAAGTTACATGAGTTGGACACAAATGCAAAATTTATTGCATTCTGAAGACCGCGATCGCGCAAAATTAGCAGTAGAACAAGCAATTATCGAAAACAGTGATTATGACATTGAATATCGGGTAATTCATTCTAGTGGAGAAATGCGGTGGGTGGCGGTTAAGGGAAGGGCGCAATACAATGCGTGCGGGGAAGTTTTAGGAATGTTGGGTGTGTTGCAAGATATCACTTCTCGCAAGCAAGTAGAAGCAGAAAAAGAAGAATTATTATTACGAGAACAAGTCGCTAGGGTGGAGGCGGAAACAGCTAAAGAACAAATTAGTAAAATTTTGGAAAGTATTACTGATGGCTTTGTAGCTTTCGATCGCCATTGGCGCTTTACATACATTAACCATGAAGGTACTAGAACTTTAGGCAAATCTGCTCAAGAATTGTTAGGTAAAAATTTTTGTGAGGAGTTACCGGAACTAGCAGAATCTATTTTTGGTCGTTTGTTTAAAAAAGCAATGATTGAAGGATTACCATTAGAATTAGAAGATTATTACCCACCTTTGAATACTTGGTTTGCAGTGCGAGTTTATCCTTCTGATGCTGGACTTTCTTTGTATTTTCGCAACATTAATGACCGCAAAAAAACTGAAGCTGAAATTGCTAGTTTGAACCGCAATTTACAAAACCGAATTAACGAGTTACAAACTTTATTTGAGGTAATTCCGATCGGCATTTTAATTAGCGACGATATTGAATTTAAGTATATTAGAGCTAACCCTGCTTTTGCAAAAATTCTGGGAACTTCTGCCAATGGTAATGCTTCTTTTACACCACCAGCAAGTAGTCCTCACCCTGGTTACAAAGTTCTTAGTAATGGCAAAGAACTCGCTCCAGACGAAATACCTTTACGTTATGCTGCAATTCATAATGTCAATTTGCAAGGAATAGAAGTTGATATTTTGCGCGGTGACGGAACCTTGTTTAATTTATATGGTTATACTTCTCCTTTGTTGGATGAAGCAGGTAAACCCAGAGGTGCAGTAGGAGCATTTGTGGATATTAGCGATCGCAAACGCGCTGAAGCTGAACGAGAACAATTATTAGAAAGAGAAAAAATTGCTAGAGAACAAGCGGAAGCTGCTAACCGCGTTAAAGATGAATTTTTAGCAGTGCTTTCCCATGAATTGCGAACTCCCTTAAATCCGATCCTTGGTTGGACGAGATTATTACAAACTGGTAAATTAGACCAACAGAAAACTGCTTTGGCGTTAGCAACAATCGAACGTAATACTAAGTTACAAACTCAATTAATTGAAGATTTATTAGATATTTCGCGGATTTTACAAGGCAAATTGACACTGAATGTAAATCCAGTGGATTTAGCAATAACTATTGAAGCTGCGAAGGAAACAGTACGGCTAGCTGCGGAAGCGAAAATGATTGAAATTCGCACAGATTTAAAATTAGCAATTTGTGTCATGGGTGATGCTAATCGACTACAACAAGTAGTTTGGAATTTACTCAGTAATGCGGTTAAATTTACGCCAACTGGTGGCTTAATTGATGTTAAACTGGAATCAATTGGTAGTTATGCTCAAATCACATTTAAAGATACTGGTAAGGGAATTAGCTCAGAATTTATTCCTTATGTATTTGAATATTTTCGGCAAGCAGATAGTTCAATTACACGCAAATTTGGGGGTTTGGGTTTAGGTTTGGCGATCGCTAAACAAATTGTAGAGCTTCACGGTGGAACGATCGCAGTAGAAAGCCAAGGAGAAGGTTTTGGAGCAACTTTTACAGTGAGATTACCCCTAATAGTAGCAACTAAACAAAATCATCAAAATCATATACCATTAACTCACAATTTAAATTTGCAAAATCAGCAAATTTTAGTTGTAGATGATGAAGCTGACACGCGAGAATTAATCGCTTTTGTTTTGCAAGAATGGGGGGCAAAAGTATTCACCGCAGCATCGGCAGTAGAAGCATTAAATTTGCTAGAAAAGTTTACCCCAAATTTATTAATTAGTGATATTGGGATGCCAGATATAGATGGTTACAGTTTAATGCGTCAAGTGCGATCGCTAAATCTAAATAAACAAATTCCTGCCATTGCTTTAACTGCTTATGCTAGTGAAGAAGACCAAAAACAGGCAATTCTCGCCGGATTTGAATTACATATTCCTAAACCTTTAGAAATAGAGCGATTAGCTCAAGTAATTGTTAAATTGCTCATAAATGCAACAACGGAAATCTAA